One Triticum dicoccoides isolate Atlit2015 ecotype Zavitan chromosome 5B, WEW_v2.0, whole genome shotgun sequence genomic window carries:
- the LOC119307483 gene encoding methylcrotonoyl-CoA carboxylase subunit alpha, mitochondrial-like, with protein sequence MASRLLRLHHHLRRRRHHGTSPVPCRLLSSSDEPPPPPPRTVEKVLVANRGEIACRVMRTARRLGIATVAVYSDADRAALHVRAADEAVRLGPPPARESYLNAAAIVDAALRTGAKAIHPGYGFLSESADFAQLCEAEGLTFIGPPPSAIRDMGDKSASKRIMGAAGVPLVPGYHGADQDIELLKLEADKIGYPVLIKPTHGGGGKGMRIVQGPDDFVDSVRSAQREAAASFGIDTLLIEKYITQPRHIEVQVFGDKHGNAIHLYERDCSLQRRHQKIIEEAPAPNVTTEFRTHIGEAAVSAAKAVGYYSAGTVEFIVDTLSGEFYFMEMNTRLQVEHPVTEMIVGQDLVEWQIRVANGERLPLSQEQVPLNGHAFEARIYAENVPRGFLPATGTLHHYRPVLSSPTVRVETGVEEGDAVSMHYDPMIAKLVVWGESRNAALVKLKNCLSNFQIAGLPTNVAFLQELAGHNAFERGLVDTHFIERYKDDFQSTSAKASGEAHDAAKLGAILAAACICKKDHISSEESLRDKTLSVWYTRPPFRMHHSAKRLMEFELDEELEGLSDKLLKLLVTYRSDGGYFIETEAGSSHGFDVKVDGGSEHDFRVEVGGVQTDVTLAFYSKDNSKHIHIWHGKHHHHYRQTMRIEHLLDDSSQPSQASEGRSHPKGSVLAPMAGLVVKVLLKDGVHVEDGQPVMVIEAMKMEHVVKAPRAGYIEGLKATAGQQVFDSSVLFTVKDKSTN encoded by the exons ATGGCCTCCCGCCTCCtccgcctgcaccaccacctccggCGCCGGCGCCACCACGGCACGAGCCCCGTCCCCTGCAGGCTCCTCTCCTCCTCCGacgaaccgccgccgccgccgccgcggacggtggagaaggtgctggtggcgAACCGGGGGGAGATCGCGTGCCGGGTGATGCGGACGGCGCGGCGGCTCGGGATCGCCACCGTGGCCGTGTACAGCGACGCCGACCGCGCCGCGCTGCACGTGCGCGCCGCCGACGAGGCCGTCAGGCTCGGCCCGCCCCCCGCGCGGGAGAGCTACCTCAACGCCGCCGCCATCGTCGACGCCGCCCTCCGCACCGGCGCCAAG GCTATCCACCCTGGATATGGGTTTCTTTCAGAGAGCGCAGATTTCGCACAGCTCTGCGAAGCAGAGGGGCTAACGTTTATTGGGCCTCCGCCATCTGCAATCCGAGATATGGGTGATAAGAG CGCGTCAAAGAGGATCATGGGTGCTGCTGGTGTACCGCTTGTTCCAGGCTACCATGGGGCTGACCAAGACATTGAGTTGTTAAAACTTGAAGCTGATAAGATTGGATATCCAGTtttgattaaacccacacatggtgGAGGGGGCAAG GGGATGAGAATAGTTCAAGGGCCTGATGACTTTGTGGATTCTGTACGGAGTGCTCAACGTGAAGCTGCAGCATCATTTGGTATAGACACACTGTTGATTGAGAAGTATATTACTCAACCCAGACATATTGAAGTCCAG GTATTTGGTGACAAACATGGAAACGCTATTCACCTTTACGAGAGGGACTGCAGTCTACAAAGAAGGCATCAGAAGATCATCGAGGAAGCACCAGCT CCAAATGTGACAACTGAGTTTCGGACTCATATTGGTGAAGCTGCTGTGTCGGCTGCGAAG GCAGTTGGTTACTACAGTGCTGGAACAGTGGAGTTTATTGTGGATACTCTTTCAGGAGAATTCTATTTCATGGAGATGAATACTCGACTCCAG gttgAACACCCAGTAACAGAGATGATAGTCGGTCAAGATCTTGTGGAGTGGCAAATACGTGTTGCAAATGGAGAGCGCCTGCCATTATCTCAGGAGCAGGTCCCACTAAACG GACATGCATTTGAAGCCCGAATATACGCCGAAAATGTTCCAAGAGGATTTCTTCCTGCAACAGGAACCTTACATCACTATCGACCAGTCCTGTCTTCCCCAACAG TAAGAGTTGAAACTGGAGTCGAAGAAGGAGATGCTGTCAGCATGCATTATGATCCCATGATAGCCAAACTTGTTGTTTGGGGTGAAAGTCGCAATGCTGCACTAGTCAAGCTAAAGAACTGTTTGTCGAACTTTCAG ATTGCAGGTTTGCCTACAAATGTTGCTTTCCTTCAAGAACTCGCAGGCCATAATGCCTTCGAAAGAGGCCTAGTTGATACACATTTCATTGAGCGGTACAAAGATGATTTTCAAAGTACTTCTGCTAAGGCCTCGGGTGAAGCACATGATGCAGCTAAGCTTGGTGCAATTTTGGCTGCTGCCTGCATTTGTAAAAAGGATCATATTAGCTCCGAAGAAtcccttc GTGACAAGACGCTTTCAGTATGGTATACCCGTCCACCTTTCAGGATGCATCACTCCGCGAAGCGTTTGATGGAATTTGAGTTAGATGAAGAACTTGAGGGGTTGAGTGATAAGCTCCTTAAATTATTGGTTACATATAGATCTGATGGAGGCTACTTCATTGAG ACTGAAGCTGGCTCTTCTCATGGTTTTGATGTGAAAGTAGATGGTGGGAGCGAACATGATTTCCGGGTTGAAGTTGGTGGTGTGCAAACAGACGTGACATTAGCATTTTATTCAAAG GATAATAGCAAACATATACACATCTGGCATGGGAAGCATCACCATCATTACAGGCAGACCATGAGAATTGAGCATTTACTTGATGATAGTTCTCAACCCAGCCAGGCTTCTGAGGGAAGGTCACATCCAAAAGGAAGTGTTTTGGCACCAATGGCTGGTTTGGTCGTTAAGGTTTTGCTTAAGGATGGggtacacgtggaagatggtcagccTGTCATGGTTATAGAAGCAATGAAGATGGAG CACGTTGTGAAGGCGCCTCGGGCAGGTTATATAGAAGGGCTGAAGGCTACCGCTGGACAACAAGTTTTTGACTCCAGTGTCCTTTTCACTGTCAAG gATAAGAGCACGAACTGA